The Helianthus annuus cultivar XRQ/B chromosome 11, HanXRQr2.0-SUNRISE, whole genome shotgun sequence region TGCTGACACCAGCATGAATCAGCATTTACAACATAAGCTTAAAATAATGTAAACCGAACACGGGTAACTTATTATCCAAATGTGTCAAACTGGATGATTGGTTGGCTGGTATGAATGAAGTTGTAAAGGTGTTATTAGGTAGGAATGGTTGTAAAATGTGTTAAACGAGTTAACGACTCGACATgtttaattaaacatgttggcTTGTCGTCTTGTTTAATTAAACAAGTCAAGCCAAACACATGTTTATTAAACAGGTTAGATGATTATCGTGTTGTGTTGTACATACATTTTACCCTTAAGATTTAATACTACATAAAACATCCGTTTTATTTTGCATGAGAAAATCTCTGGACCTGATTTTGAAATAAGAAAGTCTCTAAACTTGTAAAAATACTCAAAAACATTACTTGAGCTAATTTAATAGTGTCTAAACTTGTCTAGAATGCATGTAATTTAGAAACATGTTAGGTTTTTTACCATATAACAAATAGAAAATCAACTAATATAAACAGAAAATCATTGGCAGAAATTCTAAACATAACTAAAAAAAGTCAGCAAAAGACCATGCCATAGaaattgtttcaaacaaatcCTGCATCATAGATATATAACACATTAGATACACAAAATATGCAAGAACATAGAGCAAATACAAATATCAACACAGAACAAACTCATCCTTCTGCTTCTCTGACATCAAAACAGCCAGTTTTAGTTGACCGCGCTGACAAAGCCTAGCCGGATTCTTAAACACAGTGACTTGAGCGCTTTTATCACCCAACAAAACAACACGTGCTATGCTATAAGATTCACCTTTCTTAACTGCAAACTGCCACTCTCTAACTGATATCTCAAACCAATCCTTTGTTTCAGAATCAGTTGTTTTGACTTCAATGTATTCCTTCCGGTTTTCATTGTCACAAACTTCAATATCATACGGTAGCCCGGTTTCACTACCTTCATTAACCCATTTCACAACTTTGATCCCCTTGTTTTTATAGTAGTTAAACGCCAGTTCCTCACCACGTCTCCCTGTAAGGAACGCTTGTCCCGCATCGATCGAGCCATGCGACAGCTGGTCCTTCTGGCTAAAACCTGACGAACCATCTTGGTCAACCAATCCACTTTGACCCTCATGGTTCAAACTTGTAGGAGCTTCTAGAATTTCTACCTCATCAGTAGTTGGTACGATTAGATCAGTTATCGTAACGACATCTTGCATCTTTACATCACTCACACTTCCGGAAATGAATTTAGGAGCCGTTTGCCAGCTGGCCGGTGGCCAGTTTCTGTTACTTTGAGATGTTGAACCGCGGTTAACGATTCTTTTAGTGACATGTGTCGTAGCTGATGGCACCGTATCCAAAGACGTGACTCCCATAGATTGAATTGACCATATGGGTTCTTCACCCGATAGTTTTGGCACCTTTTGGCTATTCAATATGAATGTTTCTATTTGTTCCTCTGTGGAACCTGCTTCCGTCATAGTTGTAATCATATGAAGAAAATTTGCCAAATGAAGTTCAAGATCATCGTCCATTAAAAGACGAGAAAGCTCCATGAATATCGAGTGAGAATCTGAGTCGGGTGTTGCGTACAAGATCTCATCCTGCAAGTATTATTACGAAAACAGTTTAGTTCTTAACTATTACACTACGAGTAGgactgcaaacgaaccgaacgaacgcGCACAAgatcttgttcgtgtttgtttgttaaagaaatatatgtgttcaagaccagttcatgaacacttactgaacgagatttttttgttcatgttcgatcgttaaggaaatgaacgtgttatgttcgtttgttaattttagataACGAACACAAgcaagcgttcatgaacagaatatataatacactgatacttattaaatattttatttgtcgggattttgaagtattttaataaaatataaatgaaaaacACTGATGAATTATCTAACAcaaacgaacgtaaacgaacatgttgctgaacgttcacgaacataaacgaacgaacgcgGCCTcagttcatgttcattcatttaactaaacaaacggaatttcttgtccgtgttcgttcatttattataAAACAagcacaaacgaacttcccgccgaacggttcacaaacCGTTCACTGAATGTTCAGTTCGTTTGCACCCCTAACTACGAGTGGTCAACAATTGACATTCATATGTAAAAAGGTACGATACCTGAAGAAGGCAAATACTATCGTGTCTCTTCTTCGACACCAAATTTGACCGTTTTATAACATTCTGATAATACAATACTTCAACAACAACAATCTTCAGCTGATTCACTTTTTCAAATCCAGACAGCTTGAGTTGAAGATATCTTTCACGATGCTTATAAGAAATGTAGCGTTGAGCGTATGGAAGAACCCAGTTCACCAATGAAGTTTCGTAGCTATTGTCTACTGACCCGTAGCATATTGCTTTACGTGTAACAACCTCTGAAAGAGCGGGAATTCCAAGATTTTTCATAAGAAAAGAGATGTTCACTTCAAGTATCGTTTTTTCTTCGTCGGTAAGTTCACATAAACAGAAAAAATTAATATTATTCAACCCCTCAAAttcatcagcaagcttttcatcATCACACCAATAAACGAGCCCGAATGATGATTGTAACGAAACCCATTTATCTTGTGCGGTCGGAAGAACCCTATTTTCCTTTTCTTCAAGATTTCTTTTCAACGTTTCAATATCCTCGAAACTCATAACCCCAGATTTGAGTCCATCACTCCACTttacaaaaacatcaaaaacctgTCAAAATCATATTTGAAGTTGAGAAAATGCCAATGTGAAAACTTTGGTAATAATATTTATCAAAATGCTtcgtaaagtacacggatggtcccagTAGTTTACCAAAACTTAAAATTTgatccctagctttccaaaagtacacagatggtccctgtgattAGCACTTTTAGTCCTTGGCTTTTTCCCAAGTACATGGATAGTCCATgaggtttgcactttgtaacacgtTTAGTCCttaacttggacatgctaaaacctaTAGATTTGTTGACTGGAGACTAAATGCGTCACAAAGTgaaaaccatagggaccatccgtgtactttggAAAGCTAGAGACCAAATCCAAAATGTTGGTAAACCAAAGGGACCATCCCTTcataaaatttcaaaaaaaaaattggacaTGAGGAATTTAGGTCAACTCAACCCCACCGGACCCATTTTGACCAATTACCCAACCTTCCCATTTTCGACCTCTATGTCAAACAATAACATGAGTAAATATTACCTTTTTGGCAGCCTCCAGTGGAGTATTTACAGTTGATAAATGGCGTAAAAACGAAAGGTAATCTAGAAGTGGTGGGTTTTCCGTTACTCCACATTCATTAACGAAAAAATCACGAAAACTTGGATACAAACTGCTTAACATTTTTCGCTGTTCACATTCTGTAGTGATCATATTATCATGCCAGTAGACTTCATGTGGAGATAAAAGTACACCAGATACAACTTCACTCGAGGAAACTGAAGATGAAGGAACAAATATAAACGAACCACTGCATAAGTTCATGCTTTTCTGATCTGAAGAAACCAATTCTTTCCATATGAACATGTAGAATCTCGACATCTGCGATATGCTGCATTTTggtttgacccgttacccaaatTGATATAGAAAATACAGAAGCTCAATAAACAAATACCTAGCTTTGAAAGATGTAGCAGAGCTTTTCCAGATATCAAGAATAGATAATGCATCGTGAAGGGTAACAGTACTCTTGAAACCTATGCTAGTCACCAATTTCACACTTCGAATCTGTTGCATATACATAAAAGCCCAAAGTTGATAATATTAAAGTTTTAAAAAGAGTAAAATATCATTTTCGTCTTttaggtttggccagttttaTGACTTTCTACCAAAGGTTTGTTTTCCCGCACTTAGATCCAAAAGGCTTGAAaacttgccattttcatccggctcgttaactccatcaaTTTTTCTACGTTAAgtaggggtatttctgtcttttttgttaacttaaagggcaattcggtctttttcactttacgTAAAAGGACTGAATGCTCTTTAAGTTAAccaaaaagacagaaatacccctacTAAACAGAGAAAAATTGATAGAGTTAACAAGTCGGATgcaaatgcggaaaaacaaacctttgaacgaaaGTCGTAAACCCGGCATATAAAGGTTTTAGAAGTGAAGAGAGATACACAAATTGACCTGTGGAACCGCATAAGGAGCATTATCACCAAAAATCAACCCCACCGCCTCACAATTTTGAAACAAATCTTTTGGACAAAAAAGCCCTTCTTCCATGCTAGCAACCACCCACTTAACATCATTGAGAGCAGTTACTAGTGAAGACTTAAAAGACTTAACTTCTCCATCTACATTGCAAAAAGCTTCAACTTTATCACTATAACAATCATCCCATATTTCATCAATAACCTCCAACAAATACTTGCATTTTTCACGATCACCGCTTAATGATACTTTCGCTAACAAATCAACTAACTCTTGAGACTCCCAATCACTAACGCTTGATCCAGGTGGAATAATCACTTTCTCCCACATCATGTTTGTGAGAAAAAACTGAGATGACGCAGGAACCGTTTTCTCAACGCGAACGGTTTGCACAAAGTCAGTGACTCCAATTTCATTCAAAAACTTCCGCCAGTTACGAATAGAACTATACTTCAAGTAAGTTTTATCAACCTCGTACCATTTTACATCAATGCCACTGATCAACCTATTGATATCAATACGATTTCCGAAATCATTACTGAGATGGATTGAAAACTCGGAAGGTATAACAAAGCCGTGATTTGTCAAGATAAAAGCTTTACGGTAAACCTCTGCGATTATGTGCTCCCTTTCTGTAAAACAATCTGAGCAAGCAGATTGTAGGTGGTCCATTATAAACGATAAATACTCCGTCATGAGATCTTTGCTGACAGTATTGTTTTTGTCGCAAATAGCTGGCAAGATGTGTGCTTTTACCACTTGATGTGCAGATAACCGTTGAACGCCAACTCTAGAAAGCATTTGAGTTAAGTTTTCGCTAATTGAACCATTAAAAAGTGCAGGGTTAACGATTCGAAGATTGGCAAACAATCTTGTAGAAGCTTCTAGGTTGTTCCATGAACCGTCAACATTCATCCAAATCATGCCCTCGTTGACTGAACCGTAACTATCGTCTAGAAGAGGAATGAAGGGTGTTTTTGTCAAAGTATTCATAACATCAGAGCCAACTTTAAAATCAACAGGATTCTGAAGGGACATTAGATATAACTCGTTAAGCGAAGACGATAGCCAGTTAAGTCCCATTGATGTTAAACCTTCTTTTGTACGGCATAAACAAGATATAACATCAACCAAAACTTTCGGCCCGTAGTTCTTGATACCTAAAGCCCGTGCGAGTGTATCGCATAAAACGATATCCTTATGCAAGTACCCGAGACCAAGATGCTTGTGAATCAAGCTATCAGGCAAAAGAGTTTTCGCCTGCTCATTCCAGTTTCTTAAAACCCTACACGGTGGGACCCACTTGTCAGTTTCACCTTCTAGAAGCAAACAATTAGACGCGCATAGCTTCGATATGATCATTCTCGGAAGTTGAGCGAAAAACCCATGCACTTCGCCTACAAGAGGAACATAGCTCAAAAAGACCGAAACAGCCTTTCCGATACATTTGTTAAAACCAGGAAGGCTACAGAATGACATTTCGGCGCTAACGAACACATTTGGAAACTCGGATAACAACCATTGGTTCCATGGACTATCACCGTCAACTTCTTCTCTTGAAGAAGGAAGAATAAAATCACCTTGGATTATAAACTTTAAACCGTATGTTCTAAGAGGAAGAAACGCGAAAACATATTGTTGATCTAACTTTGGAATGTAACTACCGTTTTCCAAAACGTCAAGAGCGAAAGCGATTGAAATTTCAGTAAAGTTAACATCTTTTCGAATACCATTACCCTGCAACTTCCGGGACTCAACAAACCAAGTCAACGTTTCATTCCCGATTGAAACACTGGTTAAACCGTTTCCAATTATTTCTTTCCTCATGATAATGAATGAATCTGTAAGCATATTTCTGAATTTGATACACCGAAGACGATGAAGAAAAAGTAGTAAAGATGGATGAAGATCTGAAAACATAGAGGTGATATCGTCTACGGTGGATGTTTCTGTtggctttgactttgactttgacaatGACTTCAAGGGAAGCACAAGGCATGTATTGTAACTGTGCGTATTCATTTGATCAGTGGTATTTGATGCGACGAGGTTTGTGAAGAAATTGATGTCACAAGGAGGCACAGTTGTCGGCAACACAAACCCGATTTGACCCTGAGTTAAGTCAAACTTGATGTGAAATCCATTAGAATGAATTTCTGGAGCATCTGTAACCCGAAATACCGATTTGAATCCAATGCCCTTCTTGCCAATGTACCCAGCACTAGATGCTTTCTTGGTAGAATTTCCGACATCACAAATCGCTTTAATGTTGTCAGCAGAAAAACCGTGTTCGTTATTCAATACAACAATACTTTTCTCCTGAAGAATGAATGTCAGAGTGGGCTCCACGTTTGTCGGATACGCATTATCATCAGCATTCTGAACCTACATTATAACAACACAAAAAATGTCATTattgcaaaataaataaataaataataataaaataataagagGATCATATTAAAGAACAAAAATAGGACTTACAAGCTCGAGAAGAAAATGCGAGTCTTGCGAATATAACTCTTGCGAAAGACAGAAAAGTGCTCTTCCTAAACGAGCATGTTGCTTCTCTAAAACGCTATTTTCTGCGCTTGAAATATTAGGGTCCAAACCGAATTCTTGAACTCTAATCGACTCGATAATTTCGGCAGCATTTTTCTCTCTATCGGAGTCTAAAATTGGCGGAATGCAACCGTCATCAAAATTATGCACTCTATGAGTCATCACACTGAGTTGATTGAGTTCAAGAGACCGAGTGACTTCACTTTCGGAAAATGGTCTTTTATTTTCAACTGACTCGCTGGGTTCAGACAAAACTGAACAACGATCATCAAACCATTCCACTATGCCTAGTGATAATCCGAGTTCACGAATCATCATATGATCCTTTTTACCTTTGCATTCACTCAGAATCACTGTATGAGCATCTTTAGTAATCGAACGAAGCGCAGATACTAACACTTCTCCTGCAAAACGCCTGAACTCTTTGGGTATATATCTAAGACAATCAAGAACAAATCGTGAAGCGATGGTTGACGAATTCTTGAACATGATTTCAAAACCATTTTTTGCATGACATTTTAGAAGAGATAAGGGTACATTTCGTTCGCCGCCATATAAAGAAACCAAAGAAACGAGGTTTAAAGCTGTTTCGAAAGAAGACCCGTGAAGAAACGCATCTAGAAACGAATCAACGGTAGCTAAATGATCGATCCGTAGAGCTTTTCCGTCTTTTGTTACTACACAAAGTAACTCCTTGGTGGTTACGTAACTTAATAACCACCCTACAAGAGGACCTAACGAAGGTGCAAATTTATAGTCCCAACTTGACCATGAGTTCAAATCTACCAACATTGGAGCCCGAAGTAACAATTCAACCGCATCATTTGTGCAAACATGAGTATCCGAAACATCCTTTTCTGCCCGAAAATCAGTTAAAGTCGAAGAAAATAGAACGATAGCCGAGTTTACATTATCGCCACTCTCAATGCGAGTAGTCAAATGATCGGCTGTAAAATCATCTTCTAGTAATGTAAGACCGGCAGAAGGAAATTGCATTCTTAACAACTCGGACACCATTGACTTGCTTAAGGTTTCATTTTCCTGTAAGGTATTAGCGGCTTGTGATAATAATTCAAGAAGGTAATGTTGACTCATGCAAACTTTAACCGAAGGTTTCTCGCGTTTTTCAGAAACTATGAAGCACTTTTGCCATGAGGTAGGTAGTAGAGAAAGGTGGTCTCCTAAGAGCGTGAAAATATCTCCAAAACCGAGGGTTTCAAAGTTGTTAACAGAAAGATATCGATTTAGAGCACACTCCAGCTTGCAGATCTCCCTTAAAAAGATCATTTGGTTTCTTGGGGAAGAAGTTACATTGTCAGGAACATAGTCAGGAGACATAAAATATGCCTTGACGTATTTCAGAACGTCTTCAAGAGCAATTCCTGTGAAGTGAACAAAACAAAAGAATAATCTAAAGAATtaatataacaataataatattaatattaataattataacATATTCTGAAAAGTAAAAACGGACCGTATGATTCTTTCCAGTAACTTAAGAAAATATTGACACATGATTCTCAAAAGGTAACAACTCTGACTTCAATAGTCAGATAATCAAGTGCTTACAGTGAGGGCtagtttggtaattttacatttCTCTTATTAATCAGTTTGCTTACATCAATATCTTACCCTAAGGCTTCACGGTGTGGGGCTCGGCCTGGGCTCGTCGAGGCCCGTCGCCGACCCAAACACCATCCCCCCCCCCGCCCCGGCGGCGTCCTAATCGTCTCCCTCTCGACGTTGGAGACGCTGGCTACAAGACAAAACACCACCTccttctcacacacacatatacatacaactcATATATATATACGTAGTATATTTTAGGCACATCCCCCAATTCCTTAGTTTCATCCCCGTTGCCCCATCCTCACACCCATCCTATGTGGCGCTGACGTGGAGGCCCATCCTCCATCAACCATACCGAGTAGCCtaagaaataaaaagaaaatgctAACTAACTCCCTCAGGGCTATGGTTAGTAACTGATTTTTTGTAACCGCTTTGAGATG contains the following coding sequences:
- the LOC110890427 gene encoding protein NO VEIN, which codes for MYGHNRRQQRGGSSRNADTPANLKKIATIEHAAVKAHSDLLAAGESVSAWRVSESALVTLNAVSFESMGFHMQNVPSLNRLMLTEAKVNSFIHCFVGVQKITSLHDLEMAICESEGVKSFEELKLGPILKHPLVVHYFSVGPDVTEVCKITTEQIVAYLSKLPRKKGKTTVDELLDSIAKKRKISRENLCVRIQSLGMHIGYIIRGRRSEGTILKKCSDGLDVKSILDDNEDDDDGNAAKDDDEIDKSRDVQDSNLFSSQNVSSDPSAAAQTQGCSDCVSSLEENQGSKIEFCTKYATHTTPKLRTIGMPEFQSVDVETGYIDDNAIDRHTWSFIKTWKASCEKEDTVVEVFGKMLEFYNPQKKRKRKSKDINAKMSSYPHVGLLNVAIASIRFGLWDRMSSTSQAKNKEVAVNTCAADANTEVEPLEKNASVANEHVLEGSVGIALEDVLKYVKAYFMSPDYVPDNVTSSPRNQMIFLREICKLECALNRYLSVNNFETLGFGDIFTLLGDHLSLLPTSWQKCFIVSEKREKPSVKVCMSQHYLLELLSQAANTLQENETLSKSMVSELLRMQFPSAGLTLLEDDFTADHLTTRIESGDNVNSAIVLFSSTLTDFRAEKDVSDTHVCTNDAVELLLRAPMLVDLNSWSSWDYKFAPSLGPLVGWLLSYVTTKELLCVVTKDGKALRIDHLATVDSFLDAFLHGSSFETALNLVSLVSLYGGERNVPLSLLKCHAKNGFEIMFKNSSTIASRFVLDCLRYIPKEFRRFAGEVLVSALRSITKDAHTVILSECKGKKDHMMIRELGLSLGIVEWFDDRCSVLSEPSESVENKRPFSESEVTRSLELNQLSVMTHRVHNFDDGCIPPILDSDREKNAAEIIESIRVQEFGLDPNISSAENSVLEKQHARLGRALFCLSQELYSQDSHFLLELVQNADDNAYPTNVEPTLTFILQEKSIVVLNNEHGFSADNIKAICDVGNSTKKASSAGYIGKKGIGFKSVFRVTDAPEIHSNGFHIKFDLTQGQIGFVLPTTVPPCDINFFTNLVASNTTDQMNTHSYNTCLVLPLKSLSKSKSKPTETSTVDDITSMFSDLHPSLLLFLHRLRCIKFRNMLTDSFIIMRKEIIGNGLTSVSIGNETLTWFVESRKLQGNGIRKDVNFTEISIAFALDVLENGSYIPKLDQQYVFAFLPLRTYGLKFIIQGDFILPSSREEVDGDSPWNQWLLSEFPNVFVSAEMSFCSLPGFNKCIGKAVSVFLSYVPLVGEVHGFFAQLPRMIISKLCASNCLLLEGETDKWVPPCRVLRNWNEQAKTLLPDSLIHKHLGLGYLHKDIVLCDTLARALGIKNYGPKVLVDVISCLCRTKEGLTSMGLNWLSSSLNELYLMSLQNPVDFKVGSDVMNTLTKTPFIPLLDDSYGSVNEGMIWMNVDGSWNNLEASTRLFANLRIVNPALFNGSISENLTQMLSRVGVQRLSAHQVVKAHILPAICDKNNTVSKDLMTEYLSFIMDHLQSACSDCFTEREHIIAEVYRKAFILTNHGFVIPSEFSIHLSNDFGNRIDINRLISGIDVKWYEVDKTYLKYSSIRNWRKFLNEIGVTDFVQTVRVEKTVPASSQFFLTNMMWEKVIIPPGSSVSDWESQELVDLLAKVSLSGDREKCKYLLEVIDEIWDDCYSDKVEAFCNVDGEVKSFKSSLVTALNDVKWVVASMEEGLFCPKDLFQNCEAVGLIFGDNAPYAVPQIRSVKLVTSIGFKSTVTLHDALSILDIWKSSATSFKASISQMSRFYMFIWKELVSSDQKSMNLCSGSFIFVPSSSVSSSEVVSGVLLSPHEVYWHDNMITTECEQRKMLSSLYPSFRDFFVNECGVTENPPLLDYLSFLRHLSTVNTPLEAAKKVFDVFVKWSDGLKSGVMSFEDIETLKRNLEEKENRVLPTAQDKWVSLQSSFGLVYWCDDEKLADEFEGLNNINFFCLCELTDEEKTILEVNISFLMKNLGIPALSEVVTRKAICYGSVDNSYETSLVNWVLPYAQRYISYKHRERYLQLKLSGFEKVNQLKIVVVEVLYYQNVIKRSNLVSKKRHDSICLLQDEILYATPDSDSHSIFMELSRLLMDDDLELHLANFLHMITTMTEAGSTEEQIETFILNSQKVPKLSGEEPIWSIQSMGVTSLDTVPSATTHVTKRIVNRGSTSQSNRNWPPASWQTAPKFISGSVSDVKMQDVVTITDLIVPTTDEVEILEAPTSLNHEGQSGLVDQDGSSGFSQKDQLSHGSIDAGQAFLTGRRGEELAFNYYKNKGIKVVKWVNEGSETGLPYDIEVCDNENRKEYIEVKTTDSETKDWFEISVREWQFAVKKGESYSIARVVLLGDKSAQVTVFKNPARLCQRGQLKLAVLMSEKQKDEFVLC